A single window of Acidimicrobiales bacterium DNA harbors:
- a CDS encoding S9 family peptidase translates to MTGSLDMPSPKPPVAARRPHVISHHGRERVDDWYWLRDKDDPQAVAYLKAENAYTEAILGPTERLQNELFEGIKSKVSETDAGAPVRHRDWWYFYRTEEGRQYPIACRVLDSERALSAVKVAEVARSGTFPVEEVLLDENVLAVGDYLALGVFDISPDHNLLAYAVDHDGSEKFTLRFKDLRGGGDLPDEIMGVYYGSAWAADNRTFFYIRPDEAMRPFQVWRHVVGSSPDGQGDELVYQEDDERFFVSIGLSRDESRIVIHTASSVTSESRSVDATSPVDQPKMIMERSTGVEYDVEYDGGSWLVRTNLKAPDGSPRTNFALYRLPEGSSDPTDLEVVVAHREDVTLEGVDAFEGFLAVWERDQTDGLSHIRIVSKSTGDQYDVEHPEPVYKISGEPNPEWSATSYRFGYTSLVTPATSVELDVQARTSQPVWSQLVPSGHDPADYRTERLWAHTKDGRLVPVSVVGRADTPLDGSAPCVLYGYGAYETTIDPSFSAARLNLVERGVNFAIAHVRGGGELGRTWYEDGRLDHKVNTFTDFIAAAEYLVSTGWAKPQRLAIRGGSAGGLLMGAVTNMRPDLWRAVVAEVPFVDVVTTMCDPSLPLTVTEWDEWGDPLHDPSAYDRMLAYSPYDNVTDGPFPAMYVTGGINDPRVGFWEPAKWVAKLRSRGAGAAGRPLLLRTEMGAGHGGVSGRYDAWKDEARVQAFILWQLGVVEP, encoded by the coding sequence ATGACAGGCTCGTTGGATATGCCCTCCCCGAAGCCGCCCGTTGCCGCCCGGCGCCCGCACGTGATCAGCCACCACGGGCGCGAACGCGTCGACGACTGGTACTGGTTGCGCGACAAGGACGATCCACAAGCGGTCGCTTACCTGAAGGCCGAGAACGCCTACACGGAGGCGATCCTGGGTCCGACTGAGCGACTGCAGAACGAGCTGTTCGAGGGCATCAAATCCAAGGTGAGCGAGACGGATGCCGGCGCACCGGTTCGCCACCGCGATTGGTGGTACTTCTACCGGACCGAGGAGGGACGCCAGTACCCGATCGCGTGCAGGGTGCTGGACTCCGAACGGGCGCTCAGCGCCGTGAAAGTCGCCGAAGTCGCACGGAGCGGCACCTTCCCTGTCGAGGAAGTCCTCCTCGACGAGAACGTGCTTGCAGTCGGGGACTACCTGGCCCTGGGGGTCTTCGACATCAGCCCCGACCACAACCTTCTCGCATACGCCGTCGACCACGACGGCTCGGAGAAGTTCACTTTGAGGTTCAAGGATCTCCGGGGCGGCGGGGATCTACCCGACGAGATTATGGGCGTCTACTACGGGTCAGCTTGGGCTGCGGACAATCGGACCTTCTTCTACATCCGTCCAGACGAGGCGATGCGCCCGTTCCAGGTGTGGCGACACGTCGTGGGTTCCTCCCCTGACGGTCAAGGCGACGAGCTCGTGTACCAAGAAGATGACGAACGGTTCTTCGTCAGCATCGGCCTGTCACGGGACGAGTCGAGGATCGTCATCCACACCGCGAGCTCGGTGACATCCGAGTCGCGATCGGTCGACGCGACGTCGCCCGTCGACCAACCGAAAATGATCATGGAGAGGTCGACCGGGGTCGAGTACGACGTCGAGTACGACGGCGGAAGCTGGCTCGTGCGTACCAACCTCAAGGCTCCCGACGGTTCACCGAGGACAAACTTCGCTCTCTACCGGCTGCCGGAAGGGAGCTCCGACCCCACGGACCTCGAGGTCGTCGTTGCGCACCGTGAGGACGTCACGCTCGAAGGTGTCGACGCGTTCGAGGGATTCCTCGCGGTCTGGGAACGCGATCAGACGGACGGGCTCTCGCACATTCGCATCGTCTCCAAGTCCACCGGTGACCAGTACGACGTCGAACACCCGGAGCCGGTGTACAAGATCAGCGGCGAGCCCAATCCCGAGTGGAGCGCAACCTCGTACCGCTTCGGCTACACCTCCCTGGTCACGCCTGCCACTTCGGTGGAGCTCGACGTGCAGGCGCGCACAAGCCAGCCGGTGTGGAGCCAGCTGGTTCCCTCGGGCCATGACCCGGCGGACTACCGCACGGAACGCCTGTGGGCTCACACCAAGGACGGGCGCCTGGTCCCGGTGTCGGTCGTCGGCCGCGCCGACACTCCCCTCGACGGATCGGCCCCATGCGTGCTTTACGGGTACGGGGCCTACGAGACAACCATCGACCCGTCCTTTTCCGCCGCAAGGCTCAACCTTGTCGAACGCGGGGTGAACTTCGCGATCGCCCATGTCCGGGGCGGAGGCGAGCTGGGTCGTACCTGGTACGAGGACGGGCGTCTGGATCACAAGGTGAACACCTTCACGGACTTCATCGCAGCCGCTGAGTACCTCGTGAGCACGGGGTGGGCGAAGCCTCAACGGTTGGCGATTCGCGGCGGGAGCGCCGGCGGCTTGCTTATGGGGGCGGTCACGAACATGCGGCCGGACCTTTGGCGGGCGGTGGTCGCCGAGGTGCCCTTCGTCGACGTGGTGACGACCATGTGCGACCCGTCCCTCCCGCTCACGGTAACCGAGTGGGACGAATGGGGCGATCCGCTGCATGACCCTTCGGCGTACGACCGGATGCTCGCCTACTCGCCTTACGACAACGTGACGGACGGCCCGTTCCCTGCCATGTACGTGACTGGCGGGATCAACGACCCGCGCGTCGGCTTCTGGGAGCCGGCGAAGTGGGTGGCCAAGCTCCGGTCACGCGGTGCCGGAGCCGCCGGCCGGCCTCTGCTGCTGCGTACGGAGATGGGCGCCGGTCACGGCGGTGTGTCAGGTCGCTACGACGCGTGGAAGGACGAAGCCAGGGTGCAGGCGTTCATCCTCTGGCAGCTGGGCGTCGTCGAGCCGTAG
- a CDS encoding AAA family ATPase, with translation MEALSLARSDVLRFGDVSAAAEVARQRRLRRIAILLAIIATPLVIRAVVGGLRYANGNLKGAAAAFRWPLPHLPAGAGTYVPSVILILVLVVVLAIPLLGAGRSPHVLYRPEEIDTRLSDVKGSAVVVEEVVKTLNLFLAYRTFKERMGGTPRRAVLFEGPPGTGKTYIAKAMAAEAGVPFLFVSSSAFQSMYYGQTNRKIRSFFKALRAHARREGGAIGFIEEIDAIGASRAGMGPGTGREGISGVVNELLIQLQSFDQPPAGTRIRGSLIDLVNRWLPASRRLRKPSTAPANILVIGATNRAGDLDPALLRPGRFDRTITVDLPGRAGRREILDYYLQRKAHEHELEDPALRDSLAASTYGYSPVMLEHLLDESLVWALRRGADRLSWDDVQKAKMTAELGLAQPVAYAERERVTIATHESGHATVAWLVTPERNLEVLSIIKRSSALGLLAHSETEERWTKTKAEIEGLIRVAMGGLVAEELFFGDTSSGVSGDLQAATEAAAQMVGSFGMAGSLISLDALQAPGLPNIVAKVLADDACRERVDAILDAAREDVRVILSRYSYLVEALRDALLEREELIGDEITGVLESAYAAHDGAHATEVVDLRDQAVGDTAPAPTFSVD, from the coding sequence ATGGAAGCGCTGTCGCTAGCTCGCTCGGACGTGCTTCGCTTCGGCGACGTCAGCGCGGCGGCCGAAGTGGCCAGGCAGCGGCGGCTTCGTCGCATCGCGATCCTGCTGGCCATCATCGCCACGCCGCTCGTGATACGGGCGGTCGTCGGGGGTCTTCGGTACGCGAACGGTAACCTGAAGGGGGCTGCTGCGGCGTTCCGCTGGCCGCTCCCGCACTTGCCAGCCGGCGCCGGAACCTACGTGCCGTCGGTGATCCTGATCCTCGTGCTGGTCGTGGTCCTCGCGATCCCGTTGCTGGGCGCCGGCCGCTCGCCGCATGTCCTGTACCGGCCCGAGGAGATCGACACCCGCCTGTCGGACGTCAAGGGATCGGCGGTCGTCGTAGAGGAGGTCGTCAAGACCCTGAACCTCTTCCTCGCATACCGGACGTTCAAGGAGCGCATGGGCGGGACTCCACGCCGGGCCGTTCTGTTCGAAGGACCGCCGGGCACCGGCAAGACCTACATCGCCAAGGCCATGGCTGCCGAGGCCGGCGTGCCGTTCCTCTTCGTCTCTTCCTCGGCGTTCCAGTCGATGTACTACGGGCAGACCAACCGAAAGATCAGGTCCTTCTTCAAGGCTCTGCGCGCGCATGCACGGCGCGAGGGAGGCGCGATCGGGTTCATAGAGGAGATCGACGCGATCGGCGCCTCGCGCGCCGGAATGGGGCCCGGTACCGGGCGCGAAGGCATCTCCGGGGTGGTCAACGAGCTGCTCATCCAGCTCCAGTCGTTCGACCAGCCGCCGGCGGGGACCCGCATCAGGGGGTCGTTGATCGATCTCGTCAACCGCTGGCTTCCTGCATCGCGCCGGCTCCGCAAGCCTTCGACGGCACCGGCGAACATCTTGGTCATCGGCGCCACGAACCGCGCCGGCGACCTCGACCCGGCCTTGCTGCGTCCCGGCCGGTTCGACCGGACCATCACCGTCGATCTACCCGGGCGGGCCGGGAGGCGGGAGATCCTCGATTACTACCTCCAGCGCAAGGCTCACGAGCACGAGCTCGAAGACCCCGCTCTCAGGGATTCGCTGGCGGCATCTACCTACGGCTACTCGCCCGTCATGCTGGAACACCTTCTCGATGAGTCGCTCGTGTGGGCGCTGCGCAGGGGTGCCGACCGTCTCAGCTGGGACGACGTTCAGAAGGCGAAGATGACAGCCGAGCTGGGGTTGGCACAGCCGGTTGCGTACGCCGAGAGGGAGCGGGTGACCATCGCCACGCACGAGTCGGGACACGCGACCGTCGCATGGCTGGTCACGCCCGAACGCAACCTCGAGGTCCTTTCGATCATCAAGCGCAGCTCGGCTCTCGGGCTCCTCGCTCATTCGGAGACCGAGGAGAGATGGACGAAGACCAAGGCCGAGATCGAGGGCCTGATCCGGGTTGCGATGGGCGGACTGGTGGCGGAGGAGCTGTTCTTCGGCGACACCAGCAGCGGCGTCTCCGGCGACCTGCAGGCCGCGACCGAAGCGGCGGCACAAATGGTTGGCAGTTTCGGGATGGCGGGTTCGCTGATATCGCTCGACGCGCTCCAAGCGCCGGGCTTGCCGAACATCGTCGCGAAGGTGCTCGCGGACGATGCTTGCCGCGAACGGGTCGATGCGATCCTCGACGCTGCTCGCGAGGATGTCCGCGTGATATTGAGCCGGTACTCCTACCTCGTGGAAGCGCTGCGCGACGCGTTGCTCGAACGCGAAGAACTCATCGGGGACGAGATCACGGGGGTTCTCGAGTCGGCGTACGCCGCTCATGACGGCGCCCACGCGACCGAGGTCGTCGATCTCCGCGATCAGGCGGTCGGTGACACGGCGCCCGCGCCGACCTTTTCCGTGGACTAG
- a CDS encoding MBL fold metallo-hydrolase — MTEGINPPIVFDLGTGLRAFGETQPLDGSFVGAALVTHIHWDHVQGLPFFPPADRQGARFDIYGPQQDDGTLAELFDGFMRPPYFPVTCAELRGDIRFHEVLKDEFMIGPAKVIVRPVPHNGPTVGYRVVWDGRVVTYISDHQAPLGLDTVADSVVELAHGADVLIHDAQYTRSEFEEKSHWGHCTVDYAVTVALEANARKLVLFHHDPSHGDDRMDELLAEAVALGQPHGLEVTAAFEGLRLGL, encoded by the coding sequence TTGACGGAGGGCATCAACCCCCCGATCGTCTTCGATCTCGGAACCGGGCTGCGGGCGTTCGGAGAGACTCAGCCGCTCGACGGGTCCTTCGTCGGCGCCGCACTGGTGACCCACATCCACTGGGACCACGTGCAGGGCCTTCCCTTCTTCCCCCCGGCAGACAGGCAGGGGGCGAGGTTCGATATCTACGGCCCGCAGCAGGACGACGGAACCCTCGCCGAGCTGTTCGACGGGTTCATGCGACCTCCCTACTTTCCCGTCACGTGCGCGGAGCTCCGCGGCGACATCCGGTTCCACGAGGTTCTGAAGGACGAGTTCATGATCGGACCGGCGAAGGTGATCGTGAGACCGGTACCCCACAACGGGCCGACGGTCGGATACCGCGTTGTCTGGGATGGCCGCGTGGTGACTTACATCAGCGACCATCAAGCACCACTTGGCCTGGACACTGTCGCGGATTCGGTCGTCGAGCTGGCGCACGGCGCAGACGTGTTGATCCACGACGCGCAGTACACCCGCAGCGAGTTCGAGGAGAAGTCGCACTGGGGGCACTGCACCGTCGATTACGCCGTGACCGTCGCCCTCGAAGCGAATGCGCGCAAGCTGGTCTTGTTTCACCACGACCCATCGCACGGCGACGACCGGATGGACGAGCTCCTCGCCGAGGCGGTTGCTCTGGGCCAACCGCATGGCCTCGAAGTGACGGCCGCTTTCGAAGGTTTGCGACTCGGTCTTTAG
- a CDS encoding MaoC family dehydratase has protein sequence MTTHDRPFGRYFEDFEPGDVYRHWPGKTITEYDDHLFCMITMNHHPLHTNAWFAEHETVHGRNVVVGNLVYSIVLGMSVPDVSGSAIANLEVEQLTHKMPTFHGDTIYAETRVLDRKESSSKPDRGVVTVETKGFNQRSEEVCYFRRKVMVWKREAAPPRRRPYSDAGWG, from the coding sequence ATGACGACGCACGACCGGCCCTTCGGCCGCTACTTCGAGGACTTCGAGCCCGGCGACGTCTACCGCCACTGGCCGGGCAAGACGATCACCGAGTACGACGACCACCTCTTCTGCATGATCACCATGAACCACCACCCTCTGCACACAAACGCCTGGTTCGCGGAGCACGAGACGGTCCACGGCCGCAATGTCGTAGTCGGGAACCTTGTCTACAGCATCGTCTTGGGCATGAGCGTCCCGGATGTGAGCGGATCGGCAATCGCCAACCTCGAGGTCGAGCAGCTCACACACAAGATGCCCACCTTTCACGGCGACACCATCTACGCGGAAACCCGGGTCCTCGACAGGAAGGAGTCCTCCAGCAAGCCCGACCGTGGTGTCGTGACGGTAGAGACCAAGGGCTTCAACCAGCGGTCAGAGGAGGTGTGCTACTTCCGCAGGAAGGTCATGGTGTGGAAGCGCGAGGCGGCACCGCCGAGAAGGCGCCCGTACTCCGACGCCGGCTGGGGGTAG
- a CDS encoding methyltransferase domain-containing protein translates to MLDLELRNDVYRRPLATALDRLGLREGWVCADIGAGGGDVTVALARIVGRDGRVYAVDSDPARRDEVAAAAAEAAQAQVVALTQAGEELTLPEQLDLAFCRFLLLHVHSPVAVLRRMRSAVRSGGWVVAQEPVTSAGRIGGRPLSMTLARDADVGAVLPALVLEAGLELVDAWAEAPAWAGPGPVADYLEGMTDVDPGDEPVILPPLVTVVARRAAR, encoded by the coding sequence GTGCTTGATCTGGAGCTGCGCAACGACGTGTACCGCCGCCCCCTGGCGACAGCACTCGACCGTCTCGGACTTCGCGAGGGGTGGGTGTGCGCCGACATCGGAGCGGGCGGCGGCGATGTCACGGTCGCACTCGCGCGGATCGTGGGGAGGGACGGGCGCGTCTACGCCGTCGACTCGGACCCGGCGAGGCGCGACGAGGTCGCCGCAGCCGCCGCCGAGGCCGCCCAGGCCCAGGTGGTGGCGCTGACCCAGGCCGGGGAGGAGCTGACCCTGCCGGAACAGCTGGATCTCGCGTTCTGCCGCTTCCTCCTGTTGCACGTTCACTCCCCCGTCGCCGTCCTGAGGCGGATGCGCTCCGCCGTTCGGTCCGGCGGCTGGGTGGTCGCCCAGGAGCCGGTCACATCGGCCGGCCGAATCGGCGGGCGCCCCCTGTCGATGACCCTGGCGCGCGATGCGGACGTGGGAGCGGTGCTGCCGGCGCTGGTCCTCGAAGCCGGCCTGGAGCTGGTCGACGCGTGGGCCGAAGCGCCGGCATGGGCAGGGCCAGGGCCTGTCGCCGACTACCTGGAGGGGATGACCGATGTGGATCCGGGTGACGAGCCGGTGATACTCCCGCCTCTGGTCACCGTGGTGGCACGTCGAGCGGCTCGTTAG
- a CDS encoding acyl-CoA dehydrogenase family protein: MATPTTDLEAAARAVALARSVVERGVGHLASLGSGALDENQAVAYDVAHAAAAVETASSVLEYGRHGATEAALAAAFAADAVWDVATRTLGRESLWGVDRDAFGAAMDFMGAHRDPAWLAGLAGESGPRHLDGDFQLVAETFRRFADEKISPVAEHIHRENADIPENIISGLGELGAFGLSIPEEYGGFATGGEHDYMGMVIATEELSRGSLGAGGSLITRPEILARALLRGGTEEQKLRWLPALASGQIMAGVAVTEPDFGSDVAGLTVSATRDPGSGEWVISGTKTWSTFAARADVLMVLARTDPDRSAGHRGLSIFVVPKERADGAGFVLGQDGGGRLEGRPIDTIGYRGMHSYELSFDGWRVPADHLIGENAGLNRGFYYQMEGFENGRLQTAARAVGVMQAAYEAALAYAAERVVFGRPIGEYQLTKVKLTRMAAMIQASRQYMYAVARLMAKGEGALEASMIKAYVCRAAEWVAREAMQIHGGMGYAEEYPVSRLFVDARVLSIFEGADETLALKVVARRLVDRAGN; this comes from the coding sequence ATGGCCACCCCCACCACCGACCTCGAAGCCGCTGCACGGGCCGTCGCACTGGCACGTTCGGTAGTCGAACGTGGGGTGGGTCACCTGGCGTCACTGGGAAGCGGTGCGCTCGACGAGAACCAGGCGGTGGCCTACGACGTCGCGCACGCCGCTGCCGCCGTCGAGACCGCGAGCTCCGTTTTGGAATATGGAAGGCACGGTGCTACGGAGGCTGCGCTCGCAGCGGCGTTCGCGGCCGACGCCGTATGGGACGTCGCCACCCGGACTCTCGGCCGGGAGTCCCTGTGGGGTGTGGACCGCGACGCGTTTGGCGCCGCGATGGATTTCATGGGCGCGCACAGGGACCCCGCATGGTTGGCGGGTCTGGCCGGCGAGAGCGGCCCGCGCCACCTCGACGGCGACTTCCAACTCGTGGCGGAGACGTTCCGCCGCTTCGCCGACGAGAAGATCTCCCCCGTGGCGGAGCACATCCACCGTGAGAACGCCGACATCCCCGAGAACATCATCTCCGGTCTCGGGGAGCTCGGCGCGTTCGGTTTGTCCATCCCCGAGGAATATGGCGGGTTCGCCACCGGCGGGGAGCACGACTACATGGGAATGGTGATCGCCACCGAGGAGCTCTCCCGAGGATCGCTCGGCGCCGGCGGCTCCCTCATCACCCGACCGGAGATCCTTGCCCGCGCCCTCCTCCGCGGCGGCACCGAGGAGCAGAAGCTCCGGTGGCTTCCGGCCCTGGCTTCCGGCCAGATCATGGCCGGCGTGGCCGTCACCGAACCCGATTTCGGCTCGGACGTGGCCGGCCTGACGGTGTCCGCGACACGGGATCCGGGCAGCGGCGAGTGGGTCATTTCAGGTACCAAGACGTGGTCGACTTTCGCGGCTCGCGCGGACGTTCTCATGGTGCTGGCCCGCACCGATCCCGACCGGTCCGCTGGGCACCGGGGCCTGTCGATCTTCGTGGTGCCCAAGGAGAGAGCGGACGGAGCCGGTTTCGTCCTCGGCCAGGACGGTGGCGGCAGGTTGGAGGGGCGCCCGATCGACACGATCGGCTATCGAGGGATGCATTCCTACGAGCTGTCGTTCGACGGTTGGAGAGTGCCCGCTGACCACCTGATCGGAGAGAACGCCGGGCTCAACCGCGGCTTCTACTACCAGATGGAGGGGTTCGAGAACGGACGCCTGCAAACCGCGGCTCGTGCAGTCGGCGTGATGCAGGCCGCCTACGAAGCCGCGCTCGCGTATGCGGCGGAGCGAGTCGTGTTCGGAAGACCGATAGGTGAATACCAGCTCACGAAGGTGAAGCTGACCCGCATGGCGGCGATGATCCAGGCGTCCCGCCAGTACATGTACGCGGTGGCCAGGTTGATGGCAAAGGGAGAAGGCGCGCTCGAGGCGTCGATGATCAAGGCGTATGTCTGCCGCGCCGCCGAATGGGTGGCTCGCGAGGCGATGCAGATCCACGGCGGGATGGGTTACGCGGAGGAGTACCCGGTGAGCAGGCTGTTCGTCGACGCGCGGGTGCTGTCGATATTCGAGGGCGCGGACGAGACGCTGGCGCTCAAGGTGGTCGCTCGTCGCCTCGTCGACCGCGCGGGGAACTGA
- a CDS encoding CoA ester lyase, with protein sequence MSQRSRTLPRRSCHAVPGSNEKFLSKAPSLPADMFFLDLEDAVAPLEKEAARQKVVSAIRDQEWGDAVLCVRVNAWDTKWTYGDVIEVVSNAGTRLDEIMLPKVQNAAQVVAMDLLLTQVEINAGLPAGQIGIEAQIETAQGLINVEEICAASPRLETVILGPVDFSASMGMPSLSGGLLIPEYPGDYFHYVFMKILMAGRANNLQVIDGPYVKVRDPEGFREYARRTQILGYDGKWSLHPDQIEILNEVFSPTQEQFDRAWEVLDAYRQATEGDRKGAVMLGDEMIDEASRKVAVTLVARGERAGLKRS encoded by the coding sequence ATGTCGCAGAGGTCGCGCACCCTTCCCAGACGCTCGTGCCATGCCGTCCCCGGCTCCAACGAGAAGTTCCTCTCGAAAGCCCCGAGTCTCCCGGCGGATATGTTCTTCTTGGACCTCGAGGACGCCGTCGCCCCGTTGGAGAAGGAAGCGGCCCGCCAGAAGGTCGTCTCGGCGATCCGCGATCAGGAGTGGGGCGACGCGGTGCTGTGCGTCCGAGTGAACGCGTGGGATACCAAGTGGACATACGGCGACGTGATCGAGGTCGTATCCAACGCGGGGACGCGCCTCGACGAGATCATGCTCCCGAAGGTGCAGAACGCAGCCCAGGTGGTCGCGATGGACCTGCTTCTCACGCAAGTGGAGATCAACGCAGGGCTCCCGGCAGGGCAAATAGGGATCGAGGCTCAGATCGAGACCGCGCAGGGCCTGATCAACGTCGAGGAGATCTGTGCGGCGTCGCCGCGGCTGGAGACCGTCATACTCGGACCGGTCGACTTCTCGGCCTCGATGGGAATGCCGTCGTTGTCCGGCGGTCTGCTCATTCCGGAGTACCCCGGAGACTACTTCCACTACGTGTTCATGAAGATCCTCATGGCCGGCCGCGCGAACAATCTCCAGGTGATCGACGGGCCGTATGTGAAGGTCCGCGACCCGGAGGGCTTCCGGGAGTACGCGCGGCGCACACAGATCCTCGGCTACGACGGGAAATGGTCGCTGCACCCCGATCAGATCGAGATCCTCAACGAGGTGTTCTCGCCGACACAGGAGCAGTTCGACCGCGCGTGGGAGGTGCTGGACGCCTACCGCCAGGCGACTGAAGGCGACCGCAAGGGGGCGGTGATGCTCGGCGACGAGATGATCGACGAGGCCTCTCGCAAGGTTGCCGTCACCCTGGTGGCCAGAGGAGAACGTGCGGGGCTGAAGCGCTCCTAA
- a CDS encoding ATP-dependent Clp protease proteolytic subunit, whose translation MATDHRNLLLQPHSCTSRPRQVTCNQKVAQERRMSYLVPTVIEQSPRGERAYDIYSRLLKDRIVVLGTEINDTTANLLTAQLLHLESEDPEKDIALYINSPGGSVTATLGIYDTMQIIRADVATFCMGMAASGAAVILAGGASGKRNALPNARVLIHQPHGGAQGQAIDIENHAREIMFLRRRVDEILAHHTGQPIEKVSRDTDRDYILGAAEAKDYGLVDHVLEPRRGLTVVPPVD comes from the coding sequence GTGGCGACGGATCATCGGAACCTCCTATTGCAACCCCATAGTTGCACATCTCGACCCCGGCAGGTAACGTGCAACCAGAAAGTTGCACAGGAGAGACGAATGAGCTACCTCGTACCGACGGTCATCGAGCAGTCCCCGCGGGGAGAGCGGGCCTATGACATCTACTCACGCCTGCTCAAGGACCGCATCGTCGTGCTCGGAACCGAGATCAACGACACGACCGCCAACCTCCTCACGGCCCAGCTGCTCCACCTCGAATCCGAGGATCCGGAGAAGGACATCGCGCTGTACATCAACAGCCCCGGCGGCTCGGTAACGGCCACGCTGGGCATCTACGACACGATGCAGATCATTCGCGCGGACGTGGCCACGTTCTGCATGGGCATGGCCGCCTCGGGCGCAGCGGTGATCCTTGCCGGAGGGGCTTCGGGCAAGCGCAACGCCCTGCCGAATGCGAGGGTCCTGATCCACCAGCCGCACGGCGGCGCTCAGGGCCAGGCGATCGACATCGAGAACCACGCCCGCGAGATCATGTTCCTCCGTCGGCGCGTCGACGAGATCCTGGCCCACCACACCGGGCAACCGATCGAGAAGGTGTCGCGGGACACAGACCGCGACTACATCCTCGGCGCCGCCGAGGCGAAGGACTACGGGCTGGTCGACCACGTCCTGGAGCCACGAAGAGGGTTGACTGTGGTGCCGCCGGTGGATTGA
- a CDS encoding SRPBCC domain-containing protein — protein MIRRHVKVPASAERVWEALTDPEQMCGWFGGEMAWVLEPGAPLSYHGDDGERRQGTVEEVRPARRLRFVWWPSDGADSAEASEVTYLLQPAADGTSLTVQETPLHAAGPTARARTPAGWSDWDSRLAGAWVGLSASSWSGARG, from the coding sequence ATGATCCGTCGCCACGTCAAGGTCCCCGCCAGCGCCGAGAGGGTCTGGGAGGCTCTCACCGACCCTGAGCAGATGTGCGGGTGGTTCGGAGGGGAGATGGCCTGGGTCCTCGAACCGGGTGCCCCGCTGTCGTATCACGGCGACGACGGAGAGCGTCGCCAGGGCACGGTGGAAGAGGTGCGCCCGGCAAGGCGACTTCGCTTCGTGTGGTGGCCCTCGGACGGCGCCGACAGCGCTGAAGCATCCGAGGTGACCTACCTGCTGCAGCCCGCGGCGGACGGCACGAGCCTCACCGTTCAGGAAACGCCCCTGCACGCGGCCGGCCCGACGGCACGCGCGAGGACCCCCGCGGGCTGGAGCGACTGGGACAGCCGGCTGGCGGGAGCGTGGGTTGGCCTGAGCGCCTCTTCGTGGTCGGGTGCCCGAGGCTGA
- a CDS encoding metalloregulator ArsR/SmtB family transcription factor, translating into MPEAESGRVAGEDLFAALGDPTRRRLLDRLSTDGPLSATDLARDYPVSRQAVAKHLGTLTAAGLVRPQRRGREVLYDVAPARLAEASRWLADIGAKWDNRLAALSEQLSDG; encoded by the coding sequence GTGCCCGAGGCTGAAAGCGGAAGGGTCGCGGGCGAGGACCTCTTCGCCGCGCTCGGGGATCCGACCCGGCGGCGCCTACTCGACCGCTTGTCGACCGATGGCCCGCTGAGCGCTACCGATCTCGCGCGCGACTACCCCGTTTCGAGGCAGGCGGTCGCGAAGCATCTGGGTACCCTCACGGCCGCGGGGCTGGTCCGCCCCCAACGCCGCGGGCGCGAGGTGCTCTACGATGTCGCGCCCGCGCGGCTGGCGGAAGCGTCGCGGTGGCTGGCGGACATAGGGGCCAAGTGGGACAACCGCCTCGCCGCGCTTTCTGAACAGCTGAGCGATGGTTGA